A genomic window from Synechococcus sp. CBW1107 includes:
- a CDS encoding RNA methyltransferase, which produces MTLPEQLLLSDLLRRRVRCNQGIDHGAGLQGWMHPPVHRLLGWVSKPSAFGPRRLVWRLNQLRGLTDQEALVQGDPADTDPATLERLPTLFEAALLGGGNQLLGVIADANVELRSGRILDYLVARSDPRLPGSSRWLLSPDRIVDQQPGQVMTTLQGLDDLPLARASVRQELLRRSRRWREQFEEVGGRFEERLEGWLEEPPWQEPDPLEPEVRLEDRPLSRLDEREDWDDPEGWGEPVREDSAPRQRRAARHRSQSHDADPLDPDDPWI; this is translated from the coding sequence GTGACCCTCCCCGAGCAACTGCTGCTCAGCGACCTGCTCCGGCGCCGGGTGCGCTGCAATCAGGGGATCGACCATGGTGCTGGTCTGCAGGGCTGGATGCACCCTCCCGTGCACCGCCTGCTGGGCTGGGTGAGCAAGCCTTCGGCCTTCGGTCCCCGCCGCCTGGTGTGGCGGCTCAATCAGCTGCGCGGGCTCACCGACCAGGAGGCTCTCGTGCAGGGAGATCCCGCGGACACCGACCCGGCCACCCTCGAGCGCTTGCCCACCCTCTTCGAAGCTGCCCTGCTCGGGGGCGGCAACCAACTGCTGGGTGTGATTGCCGACGCCAACGTGGAGTTGCGCAGCGGTCGCATCCTCGACTATCTGGTGGCCCGCAGCGATCCGCGTCTGCCCGGCAGCAGCCGTTGGCTGCTGTCGCCCGATCGCATCGTCGATCAGCAGCCCGGGCAGGTGATGACCACTCTGCAGGGCCTGGACGATCTGCCCCTGGCCCGCGCCAGCGTGCGTCAGGAGTTGCTGCGGCGCTCCCGCCGCTGGCGGGAGCAGTTCGAGGAGGTGGGGGGACGCTTCGAGGAGCGGCTGGAGGGTTGGCTGGAGGAGCCGCCCTGGCAGGAGCCTGATCCTCTCGAGCCCGAAGTCCGCCTGGAGGACCGGCCCCTCAGTCGGCTTGACGAGCGGGAGGACTGGGATGACCCGGAGGGCTGGGGGGAACCCGTGCGTGAGGATTCGGCACCGCGACAGCGCCGGGCCGCGCGACACCGGTCACAGTCCCACGATGCCGATCCGCTCGATCCGGACGATCCATGGATCTGA
- a CDS encoding alpha/beta hydrolase, translated as MARPPKLLAVLLGLSLSAAAPGLPVHAAEQVVFVSGAFRRSIPVADLEHLAQTGEARGLLRDVLHFSRQDPASVSKLLNQQLSLPLVLTSRLLSTRIGEALLQRLAGIFAPLRAPQMGVQAIRGALITGLANGNGSLTATGFLQAYPAQELAVNIPALLGVIGKASSISDLVRFFSESPLDGLRGDGAVKPGSGDQSKTGSKTDSTSESSPAAPVPAP; from the coding sequence TTGGCTCGTCCGCCCAAACTCCTGGCCGTCCTGCTGGGGCTCTCGCTGAGTGCGGCAGCGCCAGGACTGCCTGTTCATGCTGCCGAACAGGTGGTGTTCGTGAGCGGAGCCTTCCGGCGCTCGATTCCGGTGGCCGACCTGGAACACCTGGCCCAGACGGGTGAGGCCCGCGGGCTGCTGAGGGATGTGCTCCACTTCAGCCGGCAGGATCCGGCCTCGGTGTCCAAGCTGCTCAATCAACAACTTTCTCTGCCGCTGGTACTCACCAGCCGGCTGCTCTCGACGCGGATCGGCGAGGCACTGCTCCAGCGGCTGGCGGGGATCTTCGCTCCTCTGAGGGCGCCGCAGATGGGTGTCCAGGCCATCCGTGGCGCCCTGATCACCGGACTGGCCAACGGCAACGGCAGCCTCACGGCCACCGGGTTCCTGCAGGCCTATCCGGCCCAGGAGCTGGCGGTGAACATCCCGGCCCTGCTGGGTGTCATCGGCAAGGCGAGCTCGATTTCCGATCTTGTGCGCTTCTTCTCCGAATCCCCCCTCGACGGGCTGCGCGGCGATGGAGCCGTGAAGCCAGGCAGCGGCGATCAGTCCAAGACCGGCTCCAAGACGGACTCCACGTCAGAGTCCTCCCCCGCGGCACCGGTACCGGCCCCCTGA
- the purL gene encoding phosphoribosylformylglycinamidine synthase subunit PurL: protein MVAIPSFPVAEALRQEGLSQADYDEICRRLGRAPNRAELGMFGVMWSEHCCYRNSRPLLQGFPTSGPRILVGPGENAGVVDLGEGQRLAFKIESHNHPSAVEPFQGAATGVGGILRDIFTMGARPIALLNALRFGPLEDERNVGLMEGVVAGIAHYGNCVGVPTVGGEVAFDPSYSGNPLVNAMALGLMETEEIVCSGAVGVGHPVVYVGSTTGRDGMGGASFASAELSAASLDDRPAVQVGDPFLEKGLIEACLEAFQSGDVLAAQDMGAAGLTCSCSEMAAKGGLGIELDLDRVPARESGMSAYDFLLSESQERMLFVVKPGREEALMERFTRWGLQAAVVGRVLADNVVRVLQGGLVAAEVPASALADDTPINHHELISEPPAAIQAHWRWSETDLPAATAEGITPAGGPLAGESLGWGAVLLRLLDDPTIASKRWVYRQYDHQVQANTVMPPGGADAAVVRLRPQRGEGAMEAARRGVAATVDCPNRWVALDPERGAAAAVAEAARNLSCVGAEPLAVTDNLNFPSPETPTGYWQLAMACRGLSEACRALNTPVTGGNVSLYNETRRPDGSLQPIHPTPVVGMVGLVHDLDHVTGLAWQAEGAQIWLLGVPLADSDVDGRLALAASSYLESVHGLATGRPPLTDLTLERAVQGLLRQAITAGLVASAHDLSDGGLAVAAAEACIASGFGAVLELPADAGRLDRLLFAEGGARVLVSLRPSQEQAWQDLLAARQADGPPVLATQVGRVAEAGAALIIEQNGTVLLSLQVEELSASYENALPRRLAAAG from the coding sequence GTGGTTGCCATACCCTCCTTCCCGGTCGCCGAGGCCCTGCGCCAGGAGGGCCTCAGCCAGGCCGACTACGACGAGATCTGCCGCCGCCTCGGCCGCGCTCCCAACCGCGCCGAGCTGGGCATGTTCGGGGTGATGTGGTCGGAGCATTGCTGTTACCGCAACTCCAGGCCATTGCTCCAGGGCTTCCCCACCAGTGGGCCGCGCATTCTGGTGGGTCCCGGTGAGAACGCCGGTGTGGTGGACCTGGGTGAGGGCCAACGGCTCGCCTTCAAGATCGAGAGCCACAACCATCCCTCCGCCGTCGAGCCGTTCCAGGGGGCGGCCACCGGGGTGGGTGGCATCCTGCGCGACATCTTCACGATGGGGGCCCGGCCGATTGCCCTGCTCAACGCCCTGCGCTTCGGGCCGCTCGAGGACGAGCGCAACGTCGGCCTGATGGAGGGCGTGGTGGCCGGCATCGCCCACTACGGCAACTGTGTGGGGGTGCCCACGGTGGGGGGTGAGGTGGCTTTCGACCCCAGCTATTCCGGCAACCCCCTCGTGAACGCCATGGCCCTGGGGCTGATGGAAACCGAGGAGATCGTCTGCTCCGGGGCTGTGGGGGTGGGACATCCTGTGGTGTACGTGGGCAGCACCACCGGCCGCGACGGCATGGGCGGCGCCAGCTTTGCTTCTGCCGAGCTGAGTGCCGCATCACTGGATGACCGCCCGGCGGTGCAGGTGGGCGATCCCTTTCTGGAAAAGGGGCTGATCGAGGCCTGCCTGGAGGCGTTCCAGAGTGGCGATGTGCTTGCCGCCCAGGACATGGGGGCGGCTGGCCTCACCTGCAGCTGTTCGGAGATGGCCGCCAAAGGGGGTCTGGGCATCGAGCTCGATCTCGACCGGGTGCCGGCACGGGAGAGCGGCATGAGCGCCTACGACTTCCTGCTCAGCGAGTCGCAGGAGCGGATGCTGTTCGTGGTCAAACCCGGCCGGGAGGAGGCGCTGATGGAGCGCTTCACCCGCTGGGGCCTTCAGGCGGCTGTGGTGGGCCGTGTGCTGGCCGACAACGTGGTGCGGGTGCTTCAGGGAGGCCTGGTGGCGGCGGAGGTTCCCGCCAGCGCCCTCGCCGATGACACCCCGATCAACCACCACGAGCTGATCAGTGAGCCTCCGGCTGCCATCCAGGCCCACTGGCGCTGGAGCGAGACCGACCTTCCCGCCGCCACCGCCGAGGGCATCACACCGGCCGGCGGTCCTCTGGCGGGTGAGTCCCTGGGGTGGGGTGCCGTGCTGCTCCGCCTGCTCGATGACCCCACCATCGCCAGCAAACGCTGGGTCTATCGCCAGTACGACCACCAGGTGCAGGCCAACACGGTGATGCCTCCGGGCGGCGCCGATGCGGCCGTGGTGCGCCTGCGGCCCCAGCGGGGTGAGGGCGCCATGGAGGCCGCCAGGCGCGGCGTCGCTGCCACTGTCGACTGTCCCAACCGCTGGGTGGCCCTGGATCCGGAGCGGGGGGCGGCGGCGGCGGTGGCCGAAGCGGCCCGCAACCTCAGCTGCGTGGGGGCTGAACCCCTGGCGGTCACCGACAACCTCAACTTCCCTTCCCCGGAGACCCCCACCGGCTACTGGCAGCTGGCCATGGCCTGCCGCGGTCTGTCGGAGGCCTGCCGGGCACTGAACACTCCCGTCACCGGCGGCAACGTTTCGCTGTACAACGAAACCCGGCGGCCCGATGGCAGCCTGCAGCCGATCCATCCCACCCCCGTGGTGGGGATGGTGGGACTCGTGCACGACCTCGATCACGTCACGGGCCTGGCCTGGCAGGCTGAGGGTGCCCAGATCTGGCTGCTGGGGGTTCCCCTGGCGGACAGCGACGTCGATGGGCGGCTGGCTCTGGCCGCCTCCAGCTATCTGGAGAGTGTCCATGGTCTGGCCACGGGCCGGCCCCCGCTGACCGACCTGACGCTGGAGCGGGCGGTGCAGGGCCTGCTGCGCCAGGCGATCACGGCGGGCCTGGTGGCCTCCGCCCACGATCTCAGCGACGGTGGTCTCGCGGTGGCGGCCGCCGAAGCCTGCATCGCCTCAGGGTTCGGTGCCGTTCTGGAGCTTCCCGCCGATGCGGGCCGCCTGGATCGCCTGCTCTTCGCCGAAGGGGGTGCCCGGGTGCTGGTGTCGCTCCGACCTTCTCAGGAGCAGGCCTGGCAGGACCTGCTGGCGGCGCGGCAGGCTGATGGACCGCCAGTGCTGGCGACGCAGGTCGGTCGGGTGGCTGAAGCCGGCGCAGCCCTGATTATCGAGCAGAACGGCACCGTCCTCCTGTCTCTGCAGGTGGAGGAGCTGAGCGCAAGCTATGAGAACGCACTGCCGCGCCGACTGGCCGCGGCTGGCTGA
- the thrC gene encoding threonine synthase, whose protein sequence is MQDWPGLIEAYRRWLPVSEATPVITLREGATPLIPAPAVAARLGRGIKVFLKYDGLNPTGSFKDRGMTMAVSKAREAGAEAVICASTGNTSAAAAAYARRGGMRAFVLIPDGYVAQGKLAQALVYGAEVLAVKGNFDRALAIVREVADAYPVTLVNSLNPYRLQGQKTAAFEVVDALGDAPDWLCIPMGNAGNISAYWMGFQEYRQAGLSRRLPRMMGFQASGSAPLVLGHTVDQPDTIATAIRIGNPANREKALAVREQSGGSFHAVTDQDILEAYQLLGREEGVFCEPASAASVAGLLQQAEQVPAGATVVCVLTGNGLKDPNTAIDNCDGAFHAGLAPEVDVVAKVMGF, encoded by the coding sequence ATGCAGGACTGGCCGGGGCTGATCGAGGCGTACCGCCGCTGGCTGCCGGTGAGTGAGGCCACACCGGTGATCACCCTGCGGGAAGGCGCGACTCCCCTGATCCCGGCGCCGGCCGTGGCGGCACGCCTGGGCCGCGGCATCAAGGTGTTTCTCAAATACGACGGCCTCAATCCCACCGGCAGCTTCAAGGACCGGGGGATGACCATGGCGGTGAGCAAGGCGCGGGAAGCCGGCGCCGAGGCGGTGATCTGCGCCAGCACCGGCAACACCAGTGCCGCCGCCGCGGCTTATGCCCGCCGCGGTGGCATGCGTGCCTTCGTCCTGATCCCTGATGGCTATGTGGCCCAGGGCAAGCTGGCCCAGGCCCTGGTGTACGGCGCTGAGGTGCTGGCGGTGAAGGGGAACTTCGATCGTGCCCTGGCCATCGTGCGCGAGGTGGCCGATGCCTACCCGGTCACACTGGTCAATTCCCTCAACCCTTACCGCCTGCAGGGGCAGAAGACCGCCGCCTTCGAAGTGGTGGATGCCCTCGGTGACGCCCCCGACTGGCTCTGCATCCCCATGGGCAACGCCGGCAACATCAGTGCCTACTGGATGGGCTTCCAGGAGTACCGGCAGGCCGGCCTCAGCCGACGTCTTCCCCGGATGATGGGGTTCCAGGCCAGTGGCTCCGCGCCGTTGGTGCTGGGTCACACGGTGGATCAACCCGACACGATCGCCACCGCGATCCGGATCGGCAATCCCGCCAACCGTGAGAAGGCCCTCGCCGTGCGTGAGCAGAGTGGAGGCAGCTTCCACGCCGTCACCGACCAGGACATTCTCGAGGCCTACCAATTGCTCGGCCGGGAGGAAGGTGTGTTCTGCGAACCGGCCAGCGCTGCCTCGGTGGCCGGTCTGCTGCAGCAGGCGGAGCAGGTGCCCGCAGGAGCCACGGTGGTCTGCGTGCTGACCGGCAATGGCCTGAAGGATCCCAACACCGCCATCGACAACTGCGATGGGGCCTTCCATGCCGGCCTGGCCCCTGAGGTGGATGTGGTGGCCAAGGTGATGGGCTTCTGA
- a CDS encoding AarF/ABC1/UbiB kinase family protein, producing MVLSDQATITGDTIAERTSSAEELSDFIEAAGLLSYDPQTISRIYSGHPRRLLRRLWQTLVPISLFLIGVGFDKLLGTLSNEKRARERARECAELLAALGPAFIKAGQALSTRPDIIPPVLLEELAQLQDQLPGFDSSLAMACIEEDLGAPVNSLFRQLDREPISAASLGQVHRGVLLSGEAVAVKVQRPGLREQITLDLYIVRQIAAWLNRNVRLIRSDLVALIDELGKRVFEEMDYLNEASNAEHFARLHQHNPRIAVPRIYREVTSRRVLTMEWIDGVKLTNLEAVRALGINPDDMVQVGVNCSLQQLLEHGFFHADPHPGNLLALPDGRLAYLDFGMMSEVSRESRTGLIQAVVHLVNRNFSSLSRDFVNLGFLGEEVNLEPIVPAFENVFGQALEMGVSRMDFKAVTDDLSGVMYRFPFQVPPYYALIIRSLVTLEGIALSVDPDFKILGAAYPYFARRLMEDPDPALRSSLREMLFDGDDFRWQRLENLISSASLQDQLDLEGLLDQVIDFLFSPKGGLLRQQLVDALVDRVDAISWQAFRRLGRRLPRRLQPPGLRSPLLESEEDALLSLEPVQQLLTILRELPGFEPRLLLRRLPRLLGEPDLRRMGVQLAQGLAERSVVRLLRDVLVAPELRQSAVLSATGSS from the coding sequence ATGGTCCTCTCGGATCAGGCCACGATCACCGGGGACACGATCGCCGAACGCACCAGCAGCGCCGAGGAACTCAGCGACTTCATCGAAGCCGCCGGTCTGTTGAGCTACGACCCGCAGACCATCTCGCGGATCTACTCCGGCCACCCCCGTCGGCTGCTGCGCCGTCTCTGGCAGACCCTCGTGCCCATCAGCCTGTTTCTGATCGGCGTGGGCTTCGACAAGTTGCTCGGGACGCTCAGCAACGAAAAACGGGCACGGGAGCGGGCACGGGAATGTGCCGAACTTCTGGCGGCCCTTGGACCCGCCTTCATCAAGGCCGGCCAGGCCCTCTCCACCCGGCCGGACATCATCCCGCCGGTGCTGCTGGAGGAACTGGCCCAGCTGCAGGACCAGCTGCCGGGCTTCGACAGCTCCCTGGCGATGGCCTGCATCGAGGAAGACCTCGGCGCACCGGTGAACAGCCTGTTCCGCCAGCTGGACCGTGAGCCCATCTCGGCAGCCTCCCTGGGCCAGGTGCACCGGGGGGTCCTGCTCAGCGGCGAGGCCGTGGCGGTGAAGGTGCAACGTCCCGGGCTGCGCGAGCAGATCACCCTCGACCTTTACATCGTGCGCCAGATCGCCGCCTGGCTGAACAGGAACGTGCGCCTGATCCGCAGTGATCTGGTGGCCCTGATCGATGAGCTCGGCAAGCGCGTCTTCGAGGAGATGGATTACCTCAACGAAGCCAGCAATGCCGAACATTTCGCACGACTCCATCAGCACAATCCCCGGATTGCCGTGCCGCGCATCTATCGCGAAGTCACCAGCCGCCGGGTTCTCACGATGGAGTGGATCGACGGGGTGAAGCTCACCAACCTGGAGGCCGTGCGTGCCCTGGGCATCAATCCAGACGACATGGTGCAGGTGGGGGTGAACTGCAGTCTGCAACAGTTGCTGGAGCATGGCTTTTTCCATGCCGACCCCCACCCGGGCAACCTGCTGGCCCTCCCTGACGGCCGTTTGGCCTATCTCGACTTCGGCATGATGAGCGAAGTGAGCCGCGAATCGAGAACAGGCCTGATCCAAGCTGTCGTTCACCTGGTGAACCGCAACTTCAGCTCGCTCTCGCGTGATTTCGTCAATCTCGGATTCCTCGGGGAAGAGGTGAATCTCGAACCGATCGTTCCGGCCTTCGAGAATGTCTTCGGCCAGGCCTTGGAGATGGGTGTCAGCCGCATGGATTTCAAAGCCGTCACGGACGATCTCTCCGGAGTGATGTACAGGTTTCCGTTCCAGGTGCCGCCCTACTACGCCCTGATCATCCGCTCGCTGGTGACGCTGGAGGGCATCGCCCTGAGCGTGGACCCCGACTTCAAGATCCTCGGTGCCGCCTACCCCTACTTCGCCCGGCGGCTGATGGAGGATCCCGATCCGGCCCTGCGCAGCAGCCTGCGCGAGATGCTCTTCGACGGCGATGACTTCCGTTGGCAGCGGCTCGAGAATCTGATCAGCAGCGCCTCGCTTCAGGACCAGCTGGATCTGGAGGGACTGCTCGATCAGGTGATCGATTTCCTCTTCTCCCCCAAGGGCGGCCTGCTGCGCCAGCAGCTGGTGGATGCCCTAGTGGACAGGGTGGACGCGATCAGCTGGCAGGCCTTCCGCCGGCTGGGTCGGCGCCTGCCTCGCCGCCTGCAACCGCCCGGACTGCGCAGCCCCCTGCTCGAGAGTGAGGAGGACGCCCTGCTCAGCCTCGAGCCGGTGCAGCAACTGCTGACGATCCTGCGTGAGCTGCCCGGCTTCGAACCTCGGTTGCTGCTGCGTCGGCTGCCCCGGCTCCTGGGGGAACCCGATCTGCGCCGCATGGGCGTGCAGCTGGCCCAGGGTCTGGCGGAGCGAAGCGTGGTACGTCTTCTGCGCGACGTGCTGGTGGCCCCCGAGCTGCGCCAGAGCGCTGTTCTCAGTGCCACGGGCAGCTCTTAG
- the dnaN gene encoding DNA polymerase III subunit beta: MKLVCSQAELSASLQLVSRAVASRPTHPVLANVLLTADAGTGRLSLTGFDLSLGIQTSLPASVESSGTITLPSRLFGEIVSRLSSDSPISLSCEEGQEQVELTSRSGSYQMRGLSAEDFPDLPLVQTGTPLRLQPEALVKGLRATLFASSGDEAKQLLTGVHLGLADQDLECAATDGHRLSVLRLEKAFSGAEDGSEPFAVTVPARSLRELERLLSACSSDDPVSLYCDRGQVVFLWADQVLTSRSLDGTYPNYRQLIPDRFSRTLDLDRRGLIQALERVAVLADQHNNVVKLSSDPGSGQLHISADAQDVGSGSEDLPAVISGDPIEIAFNVRYLLDGLKAMTPERVELRCNAPTTPAVLTSAQDPTFTYLVMPVQIRS, translated from the coding sequence ATGAAGCTGGTCTGCTCTCAGGCGGAACTGAGCGCCAGCCTTCAGCTGGTCAGCCGTGCCGTGGCTTCACGTCCCACCCACCCGGTGCTGGCCAACGTGCTGCTCACCGCCGATGCCGGCACCGGTCGGCTCAGCCTCACCGGCTTCGATCTCAGCCTCGGGATCCAGACCAGCCTGCCGGCGTCGGTGGAGAGCAGTGGCACCATCACCCTGCCCTCGCGCCTCTTCGGGGAAATCGTGTCGCGACTGTCCAGCGACAGCCCGATCAGCCTGAGCTGTGAGGAAGGGCAGGAGCAGGTGGAGCTCACCAGCCGCTCCGGCAGCTACCAGATGCGCGGTCTCTCCGCCGAGGACTTTCCCGATCTTCCTCTCGTTCAGACCGGCACTCCTCTGCGCCTGCAACCGGAGGCCCTGGTGAAGGGGTTGCGGGCCACCCTGTTTGCCAGCAGCGGCGATGAGGCCAAGCAGTTGCTCACCGGCGTTCACCTGGGCCTGGCCGACCAGGATCTGGAATGCGCGGCCACGGACGGGCATCGTCTCTCGGTGCTCCGCCTCGAGAAGGCCTTCTCCGGCGCCGAGGACGGCAGCGAACCTTTCGCGGTCACGGTGCCGGCCCGCTCTCTGCGTGAACTGGAGCGGTTGCTCTCTGCCTGCAGCAGTGACGACCCGGTGAGCCTCTACTGCGATCGCGGGCAGGTGGTGTTCCTCTGGGCCGACCAGGTGCTCACCAGCCGGAGCCTCGATGGCACTTACCCCAATTACCGGCAGCTGATCCCCGATCGCTTCAGCCGAACCCTTGATCTGGATCGCCGCGGCTTGATCCAGGCCCTCGAGCGGGTGGCGGTGCTGGCCGACCAGCACAACAATGTCGTGAAGCTCAGCAGTGATCCTGGCAGCGGCCAGTTGCACATCAGTGCCGATGCTCAGGACGTGGGCAGCGGCTCCGAAGACCTGCCGGCGGTGATCAGCGGTGATCCGATCGAGATCGCCTTCAACGTCCGCTACCTGCTCGATGGGCTCAAGGCGATGACCCCCGAGCGGGTGGAGCTGCGCTGCAATGCCCCCACGACTCCGGCGGTGCTCACCTCCGCGCAGGATCCCACCTTCACCTACCTGGTGATGCCCGTTCAGATCCGCAGCTGA
- the recN gene encoding DNA repair protein RecN yields MLTGLRLENIALIDALDLSFRPGFTVLTGETGAGKSLLLDALDALLGGAQGGEGLRLLRPGCERACIEAGFSFSEPVRSWLIQQDLEPLDSDLIISREWRQQEDRISSRGRINGVIVNRAQLLELRPLLLELTVQGQTQQLGRPGQQRRWLDRFGGEPIAEALLAARTAVRAWKDAAAALDTARAEQERQQFDRQRRLQLLEDLEAAQLDDPQERQRLQGEQDRLAHAVRLQEGVTTVSGRLVEGLEGAPSVLDHLAAIEQELQHLQGYDAGLRPWLERCTEAVLLLQELASGLDRYGAGLESDPETLSGLQERMAQLRALERRHGQDLGALIALRDDLRRQFDATGVEASLRQLEQQEESSRFRRDQACARLSQRRRVAATALERQLMDTLRPLGLAHVRFSVSIEPAPPGDDGADAIGFLFSANPGQPLAPLQEVASGGEMSRFLLALKTCLAAADPHVTLLFDEIDSGVSGRVSGAIAALLRRLAEQRQVFCVTHQPLVAAMAQHHFRVSKQVDAGRTRTGVTALQDSGERERELAELAGGDSGETRSYVASLLQQGAS; encoded by the coding sequence GTGCTCACGGGTCTGCGTCTGGAGAACATCGCCCTGATCGATGCTCTGGATCTCAGTTTCAGGCCCGGGTTCACCGTTCTCACCGGGGAGACCGGCGCGGGCAAATCTCTCCTCCTCGATGCCCTCGATGCCCTGCTCGGCGGAGCCCAGGGGGGTGAGGGCCTGCGGCTGCTGCGCCCGGGCTGTGAACGGGCGTGCATCGAAGCCGGTTTCTCCTTTTCGGAGCCGGTGCGGTCATGGCTGATCCAGCAGGACCTTGAGCCGCTGGACTCCGATCTGATCATCAGCCGGGAGTGGCGCCAGCAGGAGGACCGCATCAGCAGCCGTGGCCGCATCAATGGAGTGATCGTCAACCGCGCCCAGTTGCTGGAGCTGCGCCCTCTGCTGCTGGAGCTCACCGTTCAGGGGCAGACCCAGCAGCTGGGGCGTCCGGGGCAGCAGCGGCGCTGGCTGGATCGCTTCGGTGGGGAACCGATCGCCGAGGCTCTGCTGGCGGCCCGCACGGCCGTGCGGGCCTGGAAGGATGCGGCTGCGGCCCTGGACACCGCCAGAGCCGAGCAGGAGCGTCAGCAGTTCGATCGGCAACGACGACTGCAGCTGCTGGAGGATCTGGAGGCGGCGCAGCTCGACGACCCCCAGGAGCGCCAGCGCCTGCAGGGGGAGCAGGACCGGCTGGCCCACGCAGTCCGCTTGCAGGAGGGGGTGACGACGGTGAGCGGGCGGCTGGTGGAGGGTCTGGAGGGTGCCCCGTCGGTGCTCGATCACCTCGCCGCCATCGAGCAGGAGCTGCAGCATCTGCAGGGGTACGATGCGGGCCTGCGGCCCTGGCTGGAGCGCTGTACCGAGGCGGTCCTGCTGCTGCAGGAGCTGGCCTCGGGGCTGGATCGTTATGGCGCTGGCCTGGAGAGTGATCCTGAAACCCTTTCGGGACTGCAGGAGCGGATGGCCCAGCTCAGGGCCCTGGAGCGGCGCCACGGCCAGGACCTCGGGGCCCTGATCGCTCTACGGGATGATCTCCGCCGCCAGTTCGATGCCACCGGGGTCGAGGCCTCGCTGCGTCAGTTGGAGCAGCAGGAGGAGAGCAGTCGCTTCCGGCGTGATCAGGCCTGCGCACGGCTCAGCCAGCGACGCCGTGTCGCCGCCACCGCCCTGGAGCGGCAGTTGATGGACACCCTGAGGCCACTGGGGCTGGCCCACGTGCGCTTCTCGGTCTCGATCGAACCGGCCCCGCCCGGTGACGATGGGGCCGATGCGATTGGATTCCTGTTCTCGGCCAACCCCGGTCAGCCACTGGCCCCCCTGCAGGAGGTGGCCTCCGGCGGGGAGATGAGCCGCTTCCTGCTGGCTCTGAAAACCTGCCTGGCGGCGGCCGATCCCCATGTCACCCTGCTGTTCGATGAAATCGACAGCGGCGTCAGCGGCAGGGTCAGCGGGGCCATCGCCGCCCTGCTGCGTCGCCTTGCCGAGCAGCGCCAGGTGTTCTGTGTCACCCACCAGCCCCTGGTGGCCGCCATGGCCCAGCACCACTTCCGCGTGAGCAAGCAGGTCGACGCGGGCCGCACCCGGACAGGGGTGACTGCTCTGCAGGACAGCGGAGAGAGGGAGCGGGAACTGGCCGAGCTCGCCGGAGGCGATTCCGGTGAAACCCGCAGTTACGTGGCCAGCCTGCTGCAGCAGGGAGCCTCATGA